A stretch of DNA from Sander lucioperca isolate FBNREF2018 chromosome 8, SLUC_FBN_1.2, whole genome shotgun sequence:
GGCCGGCAGGTTGTTGGCACTGAGCCGTGAGGAGATGAAGCCCAGCAAGCTTCCTGTCTGAAGGTCCGCAACCTCCTCTGGACGCTGGGGACGAggacacatttacagaaatatgCACAATTAATATTAGGAGCAACGGCGTTACAGAATACTAAAGTGTGTAGTTTCACCTCAACAACTCCACACAGTGGCCaatttattaggtacacctgtacAGTCTAATGCAATCCAACTGTTCTGCCAAAAAGTCTTCTTTTATGCCTATAATGTTCAGTTGTTTTTTCGTTACACTGTCACAGAGGCGTTAGTTGTTGAGGTGTTTGATAATATTCTGCCCCCTACATGTATGTAAATAGGGGGTACAGAAAAATAGAGACACCTCTAAATATAATGTAGTTCATTACAATACCCCCTCTAACTACGACCTCACTAATAAACATATCAAatttatttacacacacattataaacTTTGTAAAAAGGTAGAATTTATGGCAGAGCTGTTGTATTGAATTGCATAAGATTGCACAgctgtacctaataaagtggccacTGAGTGAATATTCTGCATTGTTGCTCTTACTTGTAACCGGCTGCCTCTAAGCATTTCATCCTTTGGCACTTTAAATGCAAGAAGCTTAGAAGACGTTTTTCCTTTTCCATCTTCTGGGATTTGCACCATGGGATCATTTCTTCCAGATGGGCCGCCATGTCTGTGAAAGTAGTAGCCTCTCTCACTTGTTTCTTGAACTTTCGTTTCTTGTCAGCCTTGTGCGTTTTCTGTGGGAAGGATTTGCCCTTGGGTAACAAAATTATGTAATCATTACATAGGACGATTAGGTGGCCACACTGAGCAATTACATATTCTGCAAATAGTAAAAGCATGAATACATATTTCGTCTGGCTTGCTCACATACCTCAGAAAAGTCCCTGAAAACCTTGAGAAAAGGCTTCATGTCAGCGTCAGGACCGAtaactgaaaaaagaaaaaaagatcatCTTCTGGTGCAAATCACATACGGCTACATTGAAGATTACTGTGTAAACTATCAGTAGCTGAGAAAGCTAACTAGCTAGACAACAGACTGACTACTTTGTCACCCCCCTACTGTGAAGCAGTGCATCCTTTAGGGCAGTGTCATCTTATGCATCACACAGAACAATGAAAAAGCTCCACACCTCTTTCAACAGCAACACCCAGATCTTCTTTAACCTCCCTTGTCTCTCCCTGGTTCTTCCCTTTAACAGAAGACGTCTTCTTCCTCTGCTGCTTATACTTGTGACCTCTGGCAAGGGGACCGTGTGCTGGCTTTTTGGTCAGTAAACGTGCATCAGAAGGAGCCAGGAACTGAGCCATATCTGCTGGCAGGGAGAAGTCTGTGAGGAAGGGCATGGGCTGGGCGTTGGCTACTTCTCTGAGGAGCTCCAGGAGCTGCTGATACAGAGTGGACAGGCTGACCAGGATACCACGGACAATCACCCTGATGGAGCACAAAGGCAGGTAGATTGAGATTTGGatctaaacaaacacaaatcaaactATTCCAAACACAGTTCCTTTATAAATTTGGATCTGCCAACATGCAAAGCTGCCTTGTGGCGTATAATTCAGCATCTTTTTGCATTTCTCAGCCTTTTTAGATGTGACAACGAGAACGAGGACTCACCAGAGACGACTGACCATGCTGGTTATCACCATATTCAAGATAATAAACTCCTCCCATTTCATCTGCTGCTTTGACAGTCTGAAGCACATATCGCTTAAGGACAAACCCACGAGACCCAAGAGATTCACAgttgcaaaaacaaaacagagtctCTCTTCAGAGATGACCGTCAGCTTACTTTTTATGTTTCGGAACAGTGCCACCTCTGAAAAGGATACGTGAAAGCTCTGCTGCAGCGATTCAATGTGCAGCTCATCAGCTGGGCGGCTCCAAGCACTTTGAGACTGAGCCACTCCAGCATGGGTTGACTGGGGACATCACACTCACCAGCCTTGATGCTCAgtcctctaacacacacacacacacacacacacacacacacacacacacacacacacacacacacacacacacacacacacacacacacttaactcaATGCATCACTGCTGTAATGTGTGCATCAATAGTGATGGCTCAGGCTCAATAATCTCCACCACTTAACTTCTCAGTGTGACCTCGTGCTCTTCTGTAACAGGCTTCCTTATGAGATTGTTACTCATATTGTTAGTCATTAGTCAGTTCATTAACCTCAGGTACTTTTTTAAACTCTGAAATGTCAATTTACAATTTATGTTAtgtattcaattattttgtatGCTATTGAAACCCACAAATTAGAAATGCCCTGACCTGATGTGGAAGACCAGTGCCTGAGCTCGTGAGTATATTATTGGTCTGCATAGGCTATTTGAAGCTTGATCAAGCTCCAGTACTTTGTTTGCTTTATCGCATTGCATTTACTTATTCACGCCAGCTTCCGCATACAATGTGTGTCATTAAACAGCAAAACCTATGTTTGATGCTGGCCTGTATGCTCATTAACAATTGCCAAAAACAGCACATCACACTGAACCAATGCAGCTTTCTATCTACCTTTGAATTCTTTTGGGACACAGATCGGTCAGCTCCTGAAGAGCAACATCAAGCTTCATGCTCTTCAGCCTGTTTATGCATTGTTCAACCTGTGAAGAGATATAAGACAAAATCAAATATATCAAATCAATATCAAATATGAAAATGACATATCAGTTCGTTCTTTAGCTTTTCTTAGTTCTACCTCTCTGACTTTTCGGTTTAACACACAGTGAATCCAAAATGACTGGCATGTTTCCCATCACTAGGCTAAAACAGATCACACACCCTGAAGTGGCCAGATGTGGAAATAACGACTTCCAGTCCTCACCTGCTTTAAACCTTTGAACGTCTTGTTGCCTCTGGAGCTGTTATTTAGGAAGTACAGCAGCTCGTAGAGAACTCGTACCTCGGTTTGAAGAATCTCACTCCGAATTAGCTTAAGCACCTTCTCATTTTCCACAAGCAGGGCTTTCACACTTGCATCTgcaaaacagtaaaaacatttaaacatcaCAGTTTTATTCAACGATAATGATACAAGTACATCAACACTGCACACGTGGGTTATACAGCATTTAGCGCAGAGTTTTGCCCTAGACATCACGTAACAAAATCAACATAattattgttatattatatCAGGATGCGAACAACTAATCGTACCTGTAGTTGAGCTGAAATGTACACGGACACTAGAAACCGCACCGGGAAAAGCAATGTTTACCCTGTTCCACGGTTCTCCTGCCATGCttccccatagactgtatataagaagctTCCCTACAAAAAACATGCGGATGTCAGCCAGCCAATTGTATTCGACTATACTATAAACGTCAGAGTTCGCCTTAAAGGCACAGAGAACACTGTGACAAGATTGCTCTAGTTCTCACTGAGGTCACCatggccctgtttacacgaatacgctcgcgggtgaaaacaacaaaatattttatcagatgtgcctttcgttggggtcatccctatgttccccgctcggctcggctcggggaacataggacccttttttagaaaaaaggtcctatgttccccgtttTTCCCAAAAAGGGTCCTATTCCCCTGTAGCAATACATACCGGGGAGCGTAGGACCCTTTTTCTGGTCCCCGCAATCTATCAATCTTTAcagtagggttagggttagccatggaatttggcagtaatggtggaaaaagtaacctcatacaaagaggggaacataggacccggggaacatacgatcccctttcgtttagacggccacggcgtttttggggcttaaaaatacaaaaaagtgaaaccaccctccagagtggaaatcttaaaaacactccacCGTTgtgttcccgtctaaagggtagaAATGCACTGTgcaagtgtgtctgtctgtgtgtgtgtgtgtgtgtgtgtgtgtgtgtgtgcgtgcgccgcatgtgtgtgtgtcgctttTGTGCAtcgtttggagcaataactccacctcctcgtctatcccatggatgtattaaggtctatccagacaaaattgtcagcttatGATGTTCGCTTCTGGTTTCAcgctactagggagaggagagggagagaggaggagaaggagagaagtagaaggaaggacttggtggtgttgtgtggcagtgcttcacactaccacctagccgcctggggtgcatactacatcgaatttcacacacttttgcgtcaccatatgcacgcaaatacccccccccccaaaacgctcgtcttaacgcggaataaaaagtgataacgcaacgccacttttacGTTTTCTCTTTCAGATCGTTTACGTCTAAACATAGCATaaccgtgcgttcatggacatcggaaaaacgtttttccgagtgaaaacgtcatcattcacgtcccttcctgtgggaatcagaggtgggaaactcgggccagattttgctaacagagtttcccagttggtgacgcgttgttgacaactgacgtttgatgtaggcgattttggttcactgaacatatttcaatgacaataaactgtttattgtggacaaatgcctctgctgagaaacatacacagacataacatgtttcaaattattcataaataggcccatgtataaaaaaacaataacacattatccgtgtcctttcctgttcgttgtcctgcagataacacaaacacctgacgatgtgctgtttgtatgctcgcataacagcagcaaattattgtagcctccatgttttcacacacctgatgctctaggctacgcccaccatttggtggcagtcatgcaaaaagttgttatgccaaacgccaatgtaacagaagaagaagaacacgcatcccgaccatcctaaccaaagaatttctaatatgggttagtagacgggctttgatcctaaccatgtgaacactggtagtcggaaaaacaacgtaatcatgGGGGCGGTCCCGGttattccgaggtggcatgaacgcgccattAGTCACCTGTAAACTGTAAGGAAACAAATACACTCATTCTTACAAAATTAGAGTAAAGCCTTTACTTGGCATGGCATAAATGTGTAGGCCTCCAGTACAATCAGACTCAATCTAAATCAATGTAAAGTACCACAGTATCATTAATGTGAGATTTTGTGCACAAGCAAAGAGTTTCTGGCTGGGGTGGTGGGGTGACCAGGAAAACAGGCTTAATGAAAACAGAGCTGAAGACTTATTTTCGTAGACATTAACAATGTGTTTTTGATTGCACTGGATCATTTCTGTATGTCAtttctgattaaaaaaagacaaaagaactTGGCCACAttgtgtaaaaatatatatcctTTATTCAACTAGTAGAAAGAAcatgacaaaacaaagaaaataaaacatctgaTAACATAAATTCATCTATTCCCCCTGTTTACTCATCCAGGTGATGACATGTAAATTCACTTCATCCAACACAGAATCCTCCGACCTTCCCTTCACTGTCAGTCCATGGTTGCCTCCTTTTAGCCAGAAAACCTCAACTTGACCTTTCATTTCTTTTATCATCCCTTCAAAAAGGACCTGAGCAAAGACAgagagcaaaaagaaaaatcactaTTGGGGAAAATGTCAGgtcataaaaaaacagacattgcACAGGCTGGGACAATGATAATTAAATTGAATAGTTAGAATTGTCCATATTATACTAAATAGTAGAGGACTGGACTacacaatcacaacaatacacgctTTCTGCAAGTATCATAGAGAGAAATTAGAATATACATGAAAGAATATAGGAGAAAACTGTATAAACACGTACACTTCATGACTGAGATAAAGAAGTAAATGTATTACTGAATGAGGCAAACTAGTAGCATAAACAACTTACTGAGACAAAGTAGAAAAAAAGATAagtaactcaacacacatacacatgtaaatacaaaatgaaaatcCTAAAACTGTATGAAATGCCCGTCAAGACAGGATAAAGAGCCTCCCATCCGTCCTCACCTTGTCACACATGTTGTCCTCAGTGCctgacacacacagcacaggcATGTGTTCAGGTAGCCCCCTGAGATCTTCACTCCGTTGCCGATGGACGTGTGTCTGTCCCGGTGGGTGCAGGGGGAAAGACAGGCAGATGACCCCTTGCACTGCATCCTGTGATTCATCACTCAGCTGCCTGGCTAAAGCTGCAGCAGCACGACATCCCATTGACCTGCCTGTGGACGATTTCAAGACAAGATATCATACTCAGTGATTGCTGTATTCCATGTTGTAGTCTTTAGTAATGCACACTATTGACAATTCTGGCAAGACCTGGAAATGTTTATGGGCAGATTTTACCAATACTGAAAAGTATAATCCTATTGTTATCAAATGTGCATGTACTTTTCAGACGTTTACCATTAAGAGTCATTTGTAATACTTCTACTGTTGTATTGTTCATTTAACTTCCCAAAACTTATAAATGTGGTGCATGTTTTTATCATATCGTATCCTATTATGATCTATCACTAGTTGTTTTTAACTAGTGCAGCATCTGCTGGAATTGTAATGCAAACGTATGCACACAGAAAAATCACTCACTCCACAGCATTTACAAACTGACATAGTTTAGCCTAAATGGCACACCTTTACATCTTTTTATGTGATAATGAAAGCCTTCTATTGCTGCTTACCTCCAACAAATATGTGCTTTATGGTAAACTTCTGTAAAGACTGCAAGTAGTCCTAGGGGTAAAGCACAAGTGTGTACAGCATCTTACCGATTCTAAATATGTAGTAGCACAGAGATAATAATAGTGACTGCTatttttgaatgaatgaatgc
This window harbors:
- the nepro gene encoding nucleolus and neural progenitor protein isoform X2 gives rise to the protein MFFVGKLLIYSLWGSMAGEPWNRVNIAFPGAVSSVRVHFSSTTDASVKALLVENEKVLKLIRSEILQTEVRVLYELLYFLNNSSRGNKTFKGLKQVEQCINRLKSMKLDVALQELTDLCPKRIQRGLSIKAGECDVPSQPMLEWLSLKVLGAAQLMSCTLNRCSRAFTLSKQQMKWEEFIILNMVITSMVSRLWVIVRGILVSLSTLYQQLLELLREVANAQPMPFLTDFSLPADMAQFLAPSDARLLTKKPAHGPLARGHKYKQQRKKTSSVKGKNQGETREVKEDLGVAVERVIGPDADMKPFLKVFRDFSEKTHKADKKRKFKKQVREATTFTDMAAHLEEMIPWCKSQKMEKEKRLLSFLHLKCQRMKCLEAAGYNVQRRLRTFRQEACWASSPHGSVPTTCRPSAATRRHARLTTRLQTLRSRFKSSTGVKKKLLKRQRERTELSVSGLSGDDQRTRTTNEATSSQATGCDRQDDIDDIFASVGL
- the nepro gene encoding nucleolus and neural progenitor protein isoform X1; translated protein: MFFVGKLLIYSLWGSMAGEPWNRVNIAFPGAVSSVRVHFSSTTDASVKALLVENEKVLKLIRSEILQTEVRVLYELLYFLNNSSRGNKTFKGLKQVEQCINRLKSMKLDVALQELTDLCPKRIQRGLSIKAGECDVPSQPMLEWLSLKVLGAAQLMSCTLNRCSRAFTLSKQQMKWEEFIILNMVITSMVSRLWVIVRGILVSLSTLYQQLLELLREVANAQPMPFLTDFSLPADMAQFLAPSDARLLTKKPAHGPLARGHKYKQQRKKTSSVKGKNQGETREVKEDLGVAVERVIGPDADMKPFLKVFRDFSEGKSFPQKTHKADKKRKFKKQVREATTFTDMAAHLEEMIPWCKSQKMEKEKRLLSFLHLKCQRMKCLEAAGYNVQRRLRTFRQEACWASSPHGSVPTTCRPSAATRRHARLTTRLQTLRSRFKSSTGVKKKLLKRQRERTELSVSGLSGDDQRTRTTNEATSSQATGCDRQDDIDDIFASVGL
- the tex30 gene encoding testis-expressed protein 30 isoform X2; this encodes MNFKHLVSLAHALAADGFLCLRFTCKGLNLGYRVKAYRAVWDYLQSLQKFTIKHIFVGGRSMGCRAAAALARQLSDESQDAVQGVICLSFPLHPPGQTHVHRQRSEDLRGLPEHMPVLCVSGTEDNMCDKVLFEGMIKEMKGQVEVFWLKGGNHGLTVKGRSEDSVLDEVNLHVITWMSKQGE
- the tex30 gene encoding testis-expressed protein 30 isoform X1, translated to MDKFNEDTVKVPFGTKYLDAALCFPASVTDVHTAVILTHGAGGDMNFKHLVSLAHALAADGFLCLRFTCKGLNLGYRVKAYRAVWDYLQSLQKFTIKHIFVGGRSMGCRAAAALARQLSDESQDAVQGVICLSFPLHPPGQTHVHRQRSEDLRGLPEHMPVLCVSGTEDNMCDKVLFEGMIKEMKGQVEVFWLKGGNHGLTVKGRSEDSVLDEVNLHVITWMSKQGE